The genomic stretch CATATACTCACGTTCGTGCCGTAAAAAGTAGTGCCGTGGGTCGCGCCGCGTTCTTGCTGCTTTGTCGCAACTTCGCGGCTCAGCGCCACCAACGCTCTGTCTATCACTTCACCAAGCAAAGCATCAAACATGTCCACATCGCCGAAGATCATCTACACCCTGACCGACGAAGCGCCTGCTCTGGCGACTTATTCGCTGCTGCCGATCGTCAAGGCGTTCACGCGCTCGTCCGACGTGATCGTCGAAACGCGCGATATCTCGCTTGCCGGCCGGATCATCGCTGCATTTCCGGATTACCTGACCGCGGAACAGAAGGGTTCCGACGATCTGGCGGAACTGGGTGGACTCACCACGCGTCCGGAAGCGAACATCATCAAGCTGCCGAACATCAGCGCTTCGGTGCCGCAACTGAAGGCCGCGATTACCGAACTGCGCGATCAGGGCTTCAAGCTGCCGTCCTATCCGGACGAAGCGAAGACCGACGAAGAGAAAGACGTCAAGGCGCGCTACGACAAGATCAAGGGCAGCGCGGTGAACCCGGTGCTGCGCGAAGGCAATTCGGATCGCCGCGCGCCGCTGTCGGTCAAGAACTACGCACGCAAGCACCCGCACAAGATGGGCGCGTGGAGCGCGGACTCGAAGTCGCACGTGGCGCACATGAGCGGCGGCGATTTCTACGGCAGCGAAAAATCGGCGCTGATCGCAGCGGCCGGCGCCGTGAAGATCGAACTGATCGCGGCCGACGGCTCGACGAAGGTCCTGAAAGAAAAGACGGCCGTGCAAGCGGGCGAGATCATCGACGCGTCGGTGCTCAGCAAGAACGCGCTGCGCAACTTCATCGAAGCAGAAATCGCCGATGCGAAGAGCAAGGGCGTGCTGTTCTCGGTGCATCTGAAAGCGACCATGATGAAGGTGTCGGATCCGATCATCTTCGGTCACGTGGTCTCGGTGTTCTACAAAGACGTGCTGACCAAGCACGCCGACGCGCTGGCGCAAGCCGGCTTCAACCCGAACAACGGTATCGGCGATCTGTACGCGCGTCTGAAGGACCTGCCGGCTGAAACGCGTGAAGCGATCGAAGCCGACATCAAGGCGCAATACGCGCAACGCCCGCAACTGGCCATGGTCAACTCGGACAAGGGCATCACCAGCCTGCACGTGCCGAGCGACGTGATCGTCGACGCCTCCATGCCGGCCATGATTCGCGAGTCGGGCAAGATGTGGGGCGCGGACGGCGCACTGCACGACGCCAAGGCCGTGATTCCGGACCGTTGCTACGCCGATGTCTACCAGGCTGTGATCGAAGATTGCAAGAAGAACGGCGCATTCGACCCGGTCACCATGGGCACGGTGCCCAACGTCGGTCTGATGGCACAAGCTGCTGAAGAATACGGTTCACACGACAAGACGTTCCAGATCCCGGCAAACGGCGTGGTGCGCGTGACCGACGCAGCCGGTACGTTGCTGATCGAGCAGGCGGTTGAAGCAGGCGACATCTGGCGCATGTGCCAGACCAAGGACGCGCCGGTTCAGGATTGGGTCAAGCTCGCAGTGAACCGCGCTCGCGCCACCAACACGCCGGCTATTTTCTGGCTGGACGCGGCGCGCGCGCACGACGCCCAGATCATCAAGAAGGTCGAGCAATACCTGAAGGATCACGACACTAGCGGTCTGGATATCCGCGTCATGACGCCGGTCGAAGCCACGAAGTTCTCGATCGAGCGCATCCGCGCCGGCAAGGACACGATCTCGGTCACCGGCAACGTGCTGCGCGACTACCTGACCGACCTGTTCCCGATCATGGAACTGGGCACCAGCGCGAAGATGCTGTCGATCGTTCCGCTGATGGCGGGTGGCGGCATGTTCGAAACGGGCGCGGGCGGTTCGGCGCCGAAGCACGTTCAGCAACTGGTCGAAGAAGGTTTCCTGCGTTGGGATTCGCTCGGCGAATTCCTGGCGTTGGCGGCTTCGCTCGAACACCTGAGCGGCGCGTATCACAACCCGAAGGCGCAGGTGCTGGCCAAGACGCTGGATCAGGCAACGGGCAAGTTCCTCGACAACGACAAGTCGCCGGCGCGCAAGGTTGGCGGTATCGACAACCGCGGCAGCCACTTCTACCTGGCCATGTACTGGGCTGAGGCACTCGCTGCGCAAACCGAAGATGCCGCATTGCAGGCGCAGTTCGCCGGCGTGGCGAAGGCGATGGCCGACAACGAAGCGAAGATCATCGAAGAGCTGGGTGCAGCGCAAGGCAAGCCGGTGGCTATCGGCGGTTACTACCGTCCGAGTGTCGAACTGACGAGCAAGGCCATGCGCCCGAGCGCGACGCTGAACAAGATTGTGGACGCGGTCGCTTGATGACCTGAATGAGGTGCTGAGGCTGTCGCCCAAGGTGCCGAAGCAAGCACGGAAATAAGTGCGAAAGTACGCGGTAAGCAAGACGATGGCGCTCTTCAGGAGCGCCATCGTCGTTTCTACGCGTGCGGGGGTGGTCATATCTGCCCTCACACGTGAACGATTTCCCATTCGCTGAGTTTTTCGGGGATCTCGAGCGTCGACGTATCGACTTCGGTCAGATGCGGGCAGGTCAGGCCACGTGCGACTTCATCGGCTGCCTGTTCCGGGCAGGAAAATTCACCGAGCGTCTCGTTGCCGTAGGTTGCCTCCCAACCACCTTGGCCCGGCAAAATGTAAAACGCTCCCTGGGTCGATTCAAAGCGAAAGCCTTCCATTTTTAGTCTCCCAATTGCCAATTAAAAACTGCGATGCTGCGGCGGCCTCAGGTCGGGGGGCTTGGGACTTGCTGCGACTGCGTTTTCGTCCCGTCTTTTGCTGCACCCTTTTCGCTGCGTCCTATGAACCGTCGGCTCTTGTAAAAGAGTCTACGCCAGCGCGTCATGGCGCAAGGGGTTGTTAGCGGGTTCTTTTTATCAAAAAATATCGTTTAAAAATAAAGGCTTGGCATCGTCATTTCAAGATGTGCAACGCGGGGCGGCATTGCGAAATGGCGAATTTGTGCCACGCACCACGATTTTTTACGAAGCAAGGGCTCATGCCACATCGTGAAATTTTGGCGTCCTAGCCAGATAGTGGGCGTCGTGCATTCGTGGTGCCGCGCCGGATTTCATCGGAAAGGGTGGCCACCACCTTCTCAGTCAGGCTGCTCATTTCTGTGGCGTGTTGACTTATCGACTGGAAATACACACGTTGCGTGTGCGTGCGACGTCATGTGACGGTTCGACATAGCCATCATAGTGTCAGTCCAAATGATCACGGTTCGAATCTCGCGCGCTGGCCGCTTGCTTGGGATCGCGCGTAGACCTGTTACGGCCGGTGCAATCGGAGCTCAATTTTTCAGTTGTCAGACGTCTTATTTTGGATCGGCATTTTTGATGGTGAAGCGTTACATTAGCTGCCGTCTCCCAGTGCGTATGACTCGGATGGCAGGGTAAACACCTCGTTGGATTCGACGGACGCAAGATAGTAGACTGTCGTCAGACAACATATCATGCGATTCAGACCCAAATTACCCGGCCTGCTCGAATGCGCCGCGTTCCGTTCGATCAGGCCTTCCGAGTGGCCGAAACTGGAGACAACCTTGACATCTGCTCTCGCCCCCGCCGCCGACCCGCTTGAGTCCGCGGTCTCGAAGGTCAAGCGGAACGTTCTGCCGCTTTTCCTGATCATGTTCATCGCGAACTATATCGACCGCGTGAACATCGGCTTCGTCAATTCCCACATGCAGACGGACCTCGGCATCGGCGCTGCCGCATACGGCCTGGGGAGCGGGTTGTTCTTTGTCGGCTATGCGCTGTTCGAAGTGCCGTCGAACGTATTGATGCAGAAGTACGGTGCACGCGCCTGGCTGACCCGCATCATGGGCACCTGGGGGCTGGTCGCGGCCGCCATGGCGTTTGTGTGGAACGATACGTCTTTCTACGTGCTGCGATTCCTGCTCGGCATCGCTGAAGCCGGCTTCTTCCCAGGTGTGGTGTTTTATTTCACACAATGGCTGCCGCAGAAAGAGCGGGGCAAGGCCGTGGCGGTTTTTCTCTCGGGCTCCGCACTGGCGTCGGTGCTGTCCGGTCCGATTACCGGCAGCCTGCTGTCCATTCGCGGATTCGGCTTGCATGGCTGGCAATGGATGTTTCTCATTGAAGGCGGCTTCTCAATCGTGCTGTGCGGTGTCAGCTGGATGCTGCTGAAGTCGCGCATTCGCGACGCCTCGTGGCTGACGGCTGAAGAGCAGTCCGTTCTCGAAAGCTCGATCGCCGCGGAGCAGGCCGAGCGCGAGGCGCACGGCGGCGCGCATTTGCCGGCCATGAAGCTGCTGAAGGACCCGCAGATCCTGCTGTTCTGCTTCCTGTACTTTGCGATTCAACTGACCATTTACGCGGCCACCTTCTGGCTGCCGACGATCATCCGCAAGATGGGCGGACTTTCGGACTTCGAAGTCGGCATGTTCAATGCCATCCCTTGGCTCATCGCCATGTTCGCCATGTACTGCTTCGCCGTGTTGTCGGCGAAGTGGCGTTTCCAGCAGGCGTGGCTGGCCGTGGCGCTCGTGATTGCGGCGTGTGGGCTGTTCGCCTCGACGTCGGGTAATCCGGTGCTGTCTTTCGTGGCGATCTGCTTCTCGGCGATCGGCTTCAAGGCGGCGGCTTCGCTGTTCTGGCCGATTCCGCAGGGTTATCTGGACGCGCGCGTTGCGGCTGCCGTCATTGCGCTGATCAATTCGGTCGGTAACCTCGGCGGGTTCTTCGCACCGGCTGCCTTTGGCTATCTGCAGCAGCACACCGGCTCGATCACCGGCGGCCTGTACGGCTTGGGCGTGGCGTCGCTGATCGCGGCGGCGGCCGGCTTCCTGACCCGCAATCGCAGGGTGAACCGCGACGCGCTGCCGCAGCCGCTTCATAGCAAAGCCCACTAACCGTCGAAACCGTCCATCACGAAGCACGCACGTTCCGATTGCTGTCCGGTGCGGGTGTCGAATGCGATCACGCAACGTCATGTTTCCCGCCAGTCGGCTTACTAACTCACCTGGTCCCAATCTCATGTCCACGAACTCATCCCCATCGAACGCTACGCCGATCGTGACCGAGCTGCGCGTCGTGCCCGTCGCCGGCCGCGACAGCATGCTGATGAATCTGAGCGGCGCGCATGGCCCGTTCTTCACACGCAATATCGTCATTCTGCGCGACAGTGCCGGTCATACCGGTGTCGGCGAAGTGCCGGGCGGCGAGAGCATCCGCAAGACCATCGACGACGCGCGTCCGTTGGTCGTCGGCCAGTCGATCGGTAATTTGCAAGCTATCCTGAACAAGGCACGTACGCAGTTCGCCGACCGCGACGCCGGCGGCCGAGGCCTGCAGACTTTCGACCTGCGCACCACCATTCACGCGGTGACCGCGCTCGAAGCCGCGCTGCTCGATCTGCTCGGCCAGCATCTGGGCGTGCCTGTCGCGGCACTGCTCGGCGAAGGTCAGCAACGCGACGAAGTGGAAATGCTCGGTTACCTGTTCTATATCGGCGACCGCAAGAAAACCGATCTGCCCTATGCCAGTGGCGCGCAAGGGCGCGACGACTGGGAGCGTGTGCGTACCGAAGAAGCCATGACGCCCGAGGCGGTGGTGCGGCTTGCCGAGGCAGCGCAAGCGCGCTATGGCTTCAACGATTTCAAGCTCAAGGGCGGTGTGTTGCCCGGCGACGCCGAAATCGAAGCGGTCACGGCGCTCGCCGAGCGGTTCCCCAATGCCCGCGTCACACTCGATCCGAATGGCGCATGGTCGCTCGCGGAAGCGGTGCGCCTGTGCCGCGACAAGCACGACGTGCTGGCTTATGCGGAAGACCCGTGCGGCGCGGAAAACGGCTACTCGGGCCGCGAGGTGATGGCCGAATTCCGCCGTGCGACCGGTTTGCCGACGGCGACCAACATGATCGCTACCGACTGGCGCCAGATGGGGCATGCGATCCGGTTGCAGTCGGTGGATATTCCGCTTGCCGATCCGCACTTCTGGACCATGCAGGGCTCGGTGCGCGTGGCGCAGATGTGCAACGACTGGGGTCTCACGTGGGGTTCGCACTCGAACAATCACTTCGACATTTCGCTCGCGATGTTCACGCATGTCGCGGCTGCGGCGCCCGGCAAGATCACGGCGATCGACACGCACTGGATCTGGCAGGACGGTCAGCGCCTGACGCGCGAGCCGTTGCAGATCGTCGGCGGCAAGGTCAAGGTGCCTCAGGCCGCCGGCCTCGGTGTCGAGTTGGATATGGACGAGATCGAGAAGGCGCACGCGCTGTATCGGCAACATGGCCTCGGCGCACGCGACGACGGCGTGGCTATGCAGTACCTGATTCCGAACTGGACCTTCGATAACAAGCGCCCGTGTCTGGTGCGCTGAGTTTTTCATGATCCGGGCGGCGGCCCGCGGGGCCGCCGCAAGCTGCCGCGATCAACTACCGCGGCTCTAGCGCGCTCAACTCCGGCGAAACACAACGTGCGAGATGCGCTGCACGAGCAACGCCGCTGCAAGCGCCGCCACCGCCGTCAGCCACACGCCGATATGAATCGACTGCACCAATGCATCGCGTGCCGTGTCGATCAGCGCCAGCGTATTGAGCCCCGACGTCTTCATATCCGCAATCAGTTTCGCGCGCACTGCTTCATCGATCAGGATGCGCAGATCGACGAAACGCGGCTGCCATTGCGATACGGCCGGCTCGCCGAGCACGCTCATCGTGCGCGTGACCACGTTGCGGTAATGATGCTGCACCACGGTTGCCACAATGCTGGTGCCCAGCATCCCCCCCACCATCCGCGTGGACTGCAGTAGTGCGGTCGTGATGCCGAAGCGTTCACGCCCGGCGATCTCCTGGCCGAACACATTCAGATTGTTCAGAATGAAACCCAGGCCGATGCCGACGGCCGCCATCGGCAATTCGATCCACACGTGCGGCGTCTGCGGATTGGCAAACGCCAACGCGATCGACGCGAACAACAGCAGCGCGAACCCAATCGACAGAATCCGCGTGGGCTTCTTCATGTGAATGACGATGCGCGTATTCAGCAGGCTGCCGAGCGCGATGCAGGCGGCGATCGGCGTAGCGAGAAGACCGGCGTGTTGCGGCGACAATCCGAAGCCGCCTTGCAGCAGCAGTGGCGCGAAGAAGATCAGCGAGAACATCACGAAGCCGGACAGGAAGCCGAGTATGAACAGGGTGACGAGTTGCGCATCCTTGAAGAGGTCGAGCGGAATGATCGGGTGCGTGGCGCGTTTCTCGCACACCAGCAACGCGACGGCACCCACGCTCACGAAGGCCGCCAGCGCCAGGTTGCCGGGCGTCAGGCCATCTTTAGGCACGGCTTCGATGAAAGCCTGCAGGCCGCCCAACACGGCGGTGACCAGTGCTGCGCCGAGCCAGTCGATCTTGACTTCGCCCTCGTGCGGCCGCCGGAAGTTGGGCAGATGCGCCCAGATGAAATAGAGCGCGGCGGCGCCGACCGGCAGGTTGATCAGGAAGGTGGAGCGCCAGCCCCAATGCTCGCTCATCCAGCCACCCAGCGACGGACCCGCTGCGGTGCCGATCCCGTATGCGGCCGCCATTACGACTTGCCAACGCACCCGCGCGCGCGGATCGGGGAATAGATCCGGTATCGACGCGAACGCCGTGCCCACCATCATCCCGCCGCCGACGCCTTGCAAGCCGCGCGCGATCACGAGGAACAGCATGTCGTTTGCGACGCCGCAGAGCACCGACGCCACCGTGAACGTGATGACCGCGGCGATCACGAAACGCTTGCGGCCGAAATAGTCACCGAGGCGGCCGAACACCGGGACAGTCACCACCGACGCCAGCAGGTACGCGCTGGCAATCCATGCGTAGTACTCGAAGCCGTGCAGTTCGGCGACGATCGAAGGCAGTGCGGTGCTGACTACAGTCTGGTCGAGTGCGACCAGCATGTTGACGAGGCCGATGCCGAGCATCGCTAGCAGGGCGTTTCGGAAAGGCAGGGCGGTCGCAGTCGCAGTCGCAGTCGAGTTCACGGGTCTGGGAGAGAGGGGCTTTTCAGGGTGGGCGCGGCCGGGCGCGGGCCAGGGTCTTGACCACTATTGTGTCCTATAGTTGTCTGACCTCTTGCGCTCAATTATACGGGTTTCCCCTTAATCAAGGCCATTCTCGAGGCATTCAGCGCAAATAAATGCCGTGCGCGCGGGCACGGCAGGACGGGTGCACATCGATATGTGACGTCTGTTGACATTCATTAAGCGAGGCTGAGTGGCTTTCCTCGCAAGCTTTTGCGCCCGAGCGCTATCCCGCCGCGCGGCCGACGGCACGCCGCGAGGTGCACTGCACGAGCAGAGAGAAGTCGAGACCGGCTCACGACATCCACCTTCACGTTCTATGTTCCCGTCGCCAGGCGACGACGGGATGTTGACTGCGTTTGAGCGAATGAGTGAACTTGCGATCGGAGGGTGCTAGTCCTACTTCAGGAGTGTCATCTGCACGACCTTCAAAACAACAAGGCCAACGGCTAGCAGCAGGTAGCCGCG from Paraburkholderia phytofirmans OLGA172 encodes the following:
- a CDS encoding MFS transporter — protein: MLGIGLVNMLVALDQTVVSTALPSIVAELHGFEYYAWIASAYLLASVVTVPVFGRLGDYFGRKRFVIAAVITFTVASVLCGVANDMLFLVIARGLQGVGGGMMVGTAFASIPDLFPDPRARVRWQVVMAAAYGIGTAAGPSLGGWMSEHWGWRSTFLINLPVGAAALYFIWAHLPNFRRPHEGEVKIDWLGAALVTAVLGGLQAFIEAVPKDGLTPGNLALAAFVSVGAVALLVCEKRATHPIIPLDLFKDAQLVTLFILGFLSGFVMFSLIFFAPLLLQGGFGLSPQHAGLLATPIAACIALGSLLNTRIVIHMKKPTRILSIGFALLLFASIALAFANPQTPHVWIELPMAAVGIGLGFILNNLNVFGQEIAGRERFGITTALLQSTRMVGGMLGTSIVATVVQHHYRNVVTRTMSVLGEPAVSQWQPRFVDLRILIDEAVRAKLIADMKTSGLNTLALIDTARDALVQSIHIGVWLTAVAALAAALLVQRISHVVFRRS
- a CDS encoding NADP-dependent isocitrate dehydrogenase, translating into MSTSPKIIYTLTDEAPALATYSLLPIVKAFTRSSDVIVETRDISLAGRIIAAFPDYLTAEQKGSDDLAELGGLTTRPEANIIKLPNISASVPQLKAAITELRDQGFKLPSYPDEAKTDEEKDVKARYDKIKGSAVNPVLREGNSDRRAPLSVKNYARKHPHKMGAWSADSKSHVAHMSGGDFYGSEKSALIAAAGAVKIELIAADGSTKVLKEKTAVQAGEIIDASVLSKNALRNFIEAEIADAKSKGVLFSVHLKATMMKVSDPIIFGHVVSVFYKDVLTKHADALAQAGFNPNNGIGDLYARLKDLPAETREAIEADIKAQYAQRPQLAMVNSDKGITSLHVPSDVIVDASMPAMIRESGKMWGADGALHDAKAVIPDRCYADVYQAVIEDCKKNGAFDPVTMGTVPNVGLMAQAAEEYGSHDKTFQIPANGVVRVTDAAGTLLIEQAVEAGDIWRMCQTKDAPVQDWVKLAVNRARATNTPAIFWLDAARAHDAQIIKKVEQYLKDHDTSGLDIRVMTPVEATKFSIERIRAGKDTISVTGNVLRDYLTDLFPIMELGTSAKMLSIVPLMAGGGMFETGAGGSAPKHVQQLVEEGFLRWDSLGEFLALAASLEHLSGAYHNPKAQVLAKTLDQATGKFLDNDKSPARKVGGIDNRGSHFYLAMYWAEALAAQTEDAALQAQFAGVAKAMADNEAKIIEELGAAQGKPVAIGGYYRPSVELTSKAMRPSATLNKIVDAVA
- a CDS encoding MFS transporter — translated: MTSALAPAADPLESAVSKVKRNVLPLFLIMFIANYIDRVNIGFVNSHMQTDLGIGAAAYGLGSGLFFVGYALFEVPSNVLMQKYGARAWLTRIMGTWGLVAAAMAFVWNDTSFYVLRFLLGIAEAGFFPGVVFYFTQWLPQKERGKAVAVFLSGSALASVLSGPITGSLLSIRGFGLHGWQWMFLIEGGFSIVLCGVSWMLLKSRIRDASWLTAEEQSVLESSIAAEQAEREAHGGAHLPAMKLLKDPQILLFCFLYFAIQLTIYAATFWLPTIIRKMGGLSDFEVGMFNAIPWLIAMFAMYCFAVLSAKWRFQQAWLAVALVIAACGLFASTSGNPVLSFVAICFSAIGFKAAASLFWPIPQGYLDARVAAAVIALINSVGNLGGFFAPAAFGYLQQHTGSITGGLYGLGVASLIAAAAGFLTRNRRVNRDALPQPLHSKAH
- the gudD gene encoding glucarate dehydratase, which encodes MSTNSSPSNATPIVTELRVVPVAGRDSMLMNLSGAHGPFFTRNIVILRDSAGHTGVGEVPGGESIRKTIDDARPLVVGQSIGNLQAILNKARTQFADRDAGGRGLQTFDLRTTIHAVTALEAALLDLLGQHLGVPVAALLGEGQQRDEVEMLGYLFYIGDRKKTDLPYASGAQGRDDWERVRTEEAMTPEAVVRLAEAAQARYGFNDFKLKGGVLPGDAEIEAVTALAERFPNARVTLDPNGAWSLAEAVRLCRDKHDVLAYAEDPCGAENGYSGREVMAEFRRATGLPTATNMIATDWRQMGHAIRLQSVDIPLADPHFWTMQGSVRVAQMCNDWGLTWGSHSNNHFDISLAMFTHVAAAAPGKITAIDTHWIWQDGQRLTREPLQIVGGKVKVPQAAGLGVELDMDEIEKAHALYRQHGLGARDDGVAMQYLIPNWTFDNKRPCLVR